TTGTTTTTGTCGAAACACTGTACGGCGTTACAGACTGACTTTCCAGTGTCGTCAGGCTTACTTCATCCCGAAAGGCGCATGATATGCCGCTACGGTTTTTTGAAAACGACAGATAATCAACAAAAGCCTCGTACTCGGTAACGCCGTCGTACTCCATCCGAAACCGGGTGTTTGCCCCAACACGAGCAACCTGATACGGTTCAAGCAGCAGACGACGACTCAGCGCGTCGGCAAATGTGACATTGCCGACGCGCTGAGCATACCCAGCATTGCGATAAAGTACCGAAAAATAGCGCCGAGAGCGTGATTTTAACCGGGTCAGGTTATCAATACCCTGCGGTGCCGGAATCTCTACATCGTTCAGGAAATAACGTTCCATTATGATCGTCTAATAATATTATCCCAATAGGTCGTAATGCTGTGCTTGCTGATTTCGGAATACAGAAAGCCGTTCGAGTCGATTGTAACATTCATCAGCTTTTTGTTTTCAAAGACCTGCCTTGTTCGGCGGGTTTCGTCAATCAGTTCGGCAATATTGAGAAATTCCCGACCGCCAGCCGACAGTAATCCATCAGGCAAACCGAGTCGCATATTACCGAAGCCAGCCCAGAACTCGGCCATATTCGGCAGGTTCAGGTTCTCTACCAGCAAGGCCCGGCGTACCAGCTCGTCATTCGTGATACCGTTCAGTTGCAGGTTCTGATCGACGGTCAAAACCCGTTCCCCTTTAGTCAGGAAAGCCGGTACGGTATCGCGTCCATTCGGTCGGCTGGGGTCGTCTACGTACTCCGTACCAAGAAAATACTGCTTACCTGTTTTGGGAGCGTAACCGACTGCAAACTTGATCGTGATCGGGTTTTTATTTGCATCGTAAGCACTGAACGAGTGGCCGAGCGGGTCATACGTCAGTTCGATTGCGTTGCCGTCTTCGTCATAGGCCGTTGACACCTGATTGCCTGATGCATCTACCGGCGTAGTCGGTCGGGAGCCGGGACGAATGCCGCCCGTACCTCCGCCTAGCGTTTCTTTGGTTATCGTAGTTTTTCCGAACACGCTATTGATACCCGAACTGACAGCAGAACCTGTATCGTACGAGAGCGCCGTAATTGTACCGATTGCCTGATTGAGCGCATCAATAGCCGCATTGATCGCACTGTTATTACTGAATAGCCCTTTCTGACCTTCCAGAATAGCAATTTCAGCCTGTAATTCAGCAATTTTCATACGCTTGTTGGCTTCAAATATTTGCCGGTTGGCCTGCATGACCTGATTTGCATAGTCCGCATTAGCCTTCGCCCGATCCGAAGCGGCTGCGGCCTCCTGTTTAGCCATCTGCTCCATGATGTCCTGAATCTTCTCGGCGGTTTCAATCTCCAGGTTGTGCTTTTGGTTGGCAGCATCTAACTCCAACTGCTTAATGCGATCTTTCAGGACTTCTTCCCGCTCCAATTCGTCAGCTTTCATCTGAGCTAACTTTTCATCGCGTTCCTGGGCCAACTGTTTAAATTTGGCCTGATACTCATCATCTAGCTTTTTGAGTGCTTCCGTTTCTTCGGCTTTCAGTTGCTTGGTTTCGTCGGCCTGCTCTTTGTTGAGTTGTTTAGTAGCCAACGAAACACCTTTCGACTTATCTAGTTTAGCCTCTTCAACTGTATCGTGTAACTCTCTGAGCTGGTTTTCGTATTCAGTGATAACCTGCTGCTTTTCGTTCTCATCGGTGAGCGTTGCCAGAATACGGTCACGAGTAGCTGTAATACGAGCGATCTCGTCAGCGCGGTAGCGTTCCAGAGCTTCGTTACGAACCCGGTCAAGAATGGCGACTTCCTCGATTTCGTCAGAAATACGTTGCTCCATCAATTGCTGACGCAGATCATAAGTCGCCTGCATCTGCGCACGTTCCTGACTTTCCCGATCTTTGAGTAAAGCAAGCTCTGTATCGTAGGTTGTTTTAACTAAATCAACCTCTTTGTCGTAAGCGGCTTTTGCTGCATCTAACTGAGCATTTAGCGCATCTTTTTTCGCTTGCAGAACTTCATCAATGCGCTCCTTTTCCTTATCAGCAGCATCATTAAGCGCATCAATTTCCTTCTCTTTTGCTTTTTTATAAGCATCATATTGGGCATTGATAGCCTCTATCCGAGCGTCACGAACTTCACCTGCTTTAGCAATTTCAAGCTCAGCCTGATTGATGATCATTTGCTGCTGTAGCTTGATCTGATCTAAGGCTAATTCGGTTAAGCCCTTCATAATCTTACCCGCATCTGTACCCGCGTCGGCTTGAATCTGTGCTGCTTTCTGGTAATAAGCCAGCATTGCGTCGATACGATCACGACCCTCGGCGTAGGATTTTTCCCGCTTATAATAAGCGTCTATCGCTTGCAGTTTCTCCTCAATCGACCCGGTGAAATTCTTCATTTCTTCGTCGTGAGCATCTTTAGCTGCTTTCGTAATAAACGCATACAGGTCTTTATAGGCTTCCCGGATTCGGGTAAAGCCGCTGGCAATCGCCTGATAGACTTCTTTCTGATGCTGATTATAGGCATCTGCAATCGCTGAAAAGACCTGATACAATGCCCCCATGACCGCAAAAACAGTCGTTGCTGTATCTACTCTGGCCTGAGCTGCATCTTTTTTCGACTCCTCAACAGCTTGCTTTGCTTTTTCGACTTCCTGCGCGGTTCCGCCCATACCAGCTTCGTAGATCGACTGTAACGTTTTAGCGTGTACCTGAGCCGCATTTATGGAGTCATTTGCGGCCTTTAAGGTTTTACCCGACAACTGATCAGTAAACTCAATGACGGTCATAAACCCCTTGGCAATCGAAGCCAGCAGCGGGTCGGCCTTGCTGAGCATTTCCGAGAACAGATTAATAATTTTTCGGTTTGCCTTCTCCTCGGCATCCGCAGCCGCTTCGGTCATGCGAATCGTTTTCTCTTTCTCGGTCTGCAACTGCTTTTCGGCAGCTTCGCGATCAGCCGCCGACTTTTTAGCTTCCTGCGCCAGCTTCTTAATGCCCGACGTAGTTTTGTCGATGTAATCCTGCTCAACGTTATTACGCTCCTGAAACTTTACAATCTCAGCGTCGATAGAATCAGACAACGATTTGCGCTCAATGGCTAACAATCCATCCTGAATCTTCTGGTACTTCTCATGGACAGCCTGAATATCTTTCAGAGACTGTTCGCGCAAGGCGACAATTTCAGCTTCGGACGCTTTACGACTAACCTTTGTTTTGTTGATCTGCTCAATTTCCAGCTTTTCAAGGTTCTCGTAATACTTCTTTTTGTCCTCATAACTCATATTGTCAGTCTGTAGCAGAATATCGCGAACCGTAAGCTGCGAGTTAAGCACAATAGATTTCATCTTTGCGCCGTGATTGGTAGCCGCTCCTTCCTGATTCTCGCGGTACGTACCGTTGATCTTCGCCAGTTCGTCAAGGTGTTTCTGTTCCGCCGTTTTGTAATCGGCAGTGCCTTTCTTGAGCGTCGATAGCTGCGCTTCCCAGCGTTTATTTTCCGCGTCCAGAGCCGTTTTTATGCGTACCTCGTCGGTAGACTTCATGTTCTGGCTGACCTTCGCATAATCTTTCTCAACGGCATCAAACTTCTTACTGATTTCTCGCGCTGCTTCGCCGAAGAATGCCGCTCCACCGCCTGCGGTTTCGTTCAGTTGGTCTTTTAGTTTGTTGGCCTGCGCTCCGCCAGCATCCAGCGCCTTAACGAACTTGGTAATATCCCCGTCGAATTGCACCGTAATTGATTTAGGCATCGTGCTGAAGAACTCTTTTTCCAGCTCGAACAATTCTTTCTGCTTTGCGGCCAGCCCTTCCAGATTATACGCCTGCCGAGCTAGGCTAATCCGGGTCATGTACGACACGTTCACCGAATCCAGTATCTTACGCAGATCGTTGTTAGAAACCTTCTCGGAGTCCAGCCCCGAAAAGTACTGCGGGTACTGTTTGATCAGCAACGCAATAGCATCCTTTCGTTCTTTCGTGCCTGCGGCAGCGTTCAGCGCCACCTGCGTAAGCGTATTCAGGTTTGCTTTTTCGGTTTTCAGCGCAATTTCCTGCTCACCCATCGCGCTAGTCACTTCGGTCGTGGCCGCTTTCCAAGCCTGATACGTTGTGATCGCAATACCAACGGTAGCGATGATCGCCCCCAGCGGATTAGCCGCCAGTGCCGCCCAGGTTGACCGGGCCGCAACTGCTGATTCAAGCTGTGCCGTCGTAAAGCCCCGCGTTGTGCCGGTTGCGGTGATCATGATCAGGTTATACGTACCGACCACTAACTCAGAGCCAGCAATTGCGGCATTCTTCACAACCATTGCCGCAGCAATCGCCTTTTCTTCTAGGACGGCTGCATTAGTCGCCAGTTGGTAGGTAATCCAGGCCGATGCACCGGCTTTGATGATTGCCACATTCCGGGCAATGGCACTGTCAGAACCGGCCAGAAACTGAATCATACTGCTCAGGCCGCTGATTACTTTCTGTAGGCCATCTTCGTAGTAGTCGCCGAGCGCAGCCTTTGCCAGAAAGAATTTATCTTTCAGGTTGCTTACCTGACCGCCCAGCGTCTGGGCCTGAATCGCCATCAGGTTGTAATACCGACCGCCTTCCTGCGAGGCATCGAAAAGCGCCTTTTTGACCTGCGCAAACGTAATTTCATGCGCTTCGGCCAGTTTAACCACTTCGTCGCGGGTTTTACCCATTGACTTAGCCAGCAGATCGTACAACGGCACACCGTTATCGGCGAACTGATTAAGCTCCTGCTTCATCAGTACTCCTTTGTTCTGAATATCTGTAAAGGCTTTGGCGATATACCCCAGCTTTTCGGAACCTACGACAGCAGCCATATTGCCGAGCACTTCCAGCGTCGGTATCAGGTCTTGGGTAGCCGTCCCCATGGCTTTCAGCCGGAACGTGGCTTCCATCAGGTTTTCGACCTCGAACGGCGTGGTTTTCGCCATTTCCACCAACCGGGCGAATACCGCATCCGCTTCGGCCTTCGTGCCGATCATCTGCTGTAGCCCCATCCGAAAGGAATCAACCTTCGACTTGGCTTCTACGACATCCTTACCAAACTGGACTAGCTCATACACACCGAACGCACTGGCGATGTAGTTACGCAGTTCCTGAAAGGCTTGGCCGTGCGACTGAATAGCGGCCTTCTGTTCGGCCAGTTCACCTTTTAGCAGCAATGTCTGCCGCTGTTGTTCCCCGCGAATGATGGCCGTCTGTTGGTCAGCTTCGGCTTTGACTGAAAGTGTCTGCCGTTCGAGTTCGGCCTTTAGCTCAAGGGTGGTCTGTTCATGTAGCCGTTCAGCAGCCTGCGCCTGTTCCAGCAGGGCGGCTCTGATCTCCGCAGTACGACGATCTTCCTCGGCCTTGACAATGGCCGTCTTTCGGGCTTCGGACGCTTCCCGTTCGATTTCCTGCCGCTTGAGTTCAGCGGCCTGTTCCTGGGTCGTCTGTTTGGCAATCTCTTTAGCGATAGCAGCGCGTTCCTGCTCGCTGGCCTTGACGTAGGCCGTATTCTGCGCTTCGGACGCTTTCAGTTGCGCAGTCTGCTGATCGAGCTGCGCTTTGCGTTCGAGGGTCATCTGTCGGGCGATTTCTTTGGTTATCGCCAATTCCTCCTCGGCGTACAGTTTTCGGTCATTCTTTTGCTGCTGAGCAGCCTGTTTGACTAAATCTGCCGTCGAGGAGGCAATCTGACCCTGTTGCTTTGTTAATTCCGCAATCCGTTCGAGTTGCTGGATTGCGTCAGGTAATTCGGAGGCTAGTTTGAAGTTAAAACGGACGTTCTGTTCATACTGAGACATGGGCTAAATCCTCGCCAGATTCGCGGGCGGGGTAGGATGAAACGTCGATTTTTTCGTTTTGCAGGCTATTCATCAGATTTTGAACGTAATTGATAAATCGGGCTGAGCGTAGCTTGTACTCGGTTTGATCTTGGGTAATACCGCGTAGGTTGAGAATCCTGTAGGCTTCCTGTTGGAATAGTGCGTACCAGTCGGTAAGCGCAAAAGACCCGGACAGAAATACGTAATACTGCCGAAAGCAGTGCTCTATCAATTCGTCCGGCATCGTGTCGTACAGGTAGTCGGCATCATTTAAGAAGTGTTCACTAAGGTACTGTTGTAAAAGCTGGTAGTCCTTTTCGGATTTTGAAGGGGAAGTTGATTGCATTGAGGTGTCTGTACAGTTTAGTAGGTATTCAGAGTGTTACCGCAAGCCTGCGGCCTTTTGTTTTTCTATCTGCTTTTCTAATTGCTCGGCATCATACTGTTGTTTTCGGATGTGCGCGGCCATGTAGTTGTGAGCGTCTTCAACAGTTGATCGTAGCAGGTATCGTAAGCGTTCAGGGTCGCCAGCAGCGACTCTAAACGCTGCGTCATAGCTGGATTTGCTCCATTCATTTTGAACCGCAATAGGCTCTGCGTGAATAGCAGAAACTGATTGTAATCCGCTTCCCGTATCGCCCGGATAGCATTCAGGGTATTTTCTTCGGAGGCCGACGCTAAGGGCGCGAATCGGTTGAGCCGCATACGTAAAAAAAAATCGTACAGCTCAGGGCGTTTCAGCATCAGCATCACATTTCGCTTGCCTTTCACCGGGTCGTGACTCGCCGGGTCTTCGTCCGAAGAAAAGAACCAGATCGATGCCAGTTCATAGACCCGCGCCGTGTTGCTGCCGACGTTGAGTTCTGACGTTTCTTCGTACAGGTCGAGACGCTGCTGGCCGAAACTGGAAAGGGTTGCAATGTCTGTCAGGTATTTGACCGCCTGTTCGGGGTCTGACGACAGTTGCAGAATTGCCTGCGTTGCGCTTTCGGCAATCGACGTAAAATAGGCGCGTAACGTGGTTTCATCCAGCTTGAGCCGGTTGTGCTTTTCAATAACGTCAGTAAACGACATCAGCCGCCCCTGATACATGTTTACGCCGTCGTCGCTGGCCTGATAGAATTGAATACCCTCGATAATGAAGGGTTCGCCATTCGGCAACAATACCGGAACGACATGCCCCATAGATAAGGCTTTGTCAAATTCCGGGTGAACAGTATTAGTATTCATTTTAATTATAACTGATTACTTATTAGCGATTTAAAAACATCCTCAGATACGTTCAGCATCTGATAATCAACCGAGAAGCATTGCAATGCCGGGTCGTAGGCTGTTTTCTGGTCGGGGATAAACAGGAATTCACGTTTCAGGACGGCTAACGTGTCTGTACTGAACTCATTGATTGCCAGTTCAGTCATCGCCGAGAATGCCAGCAGGAACGACGGCATGATTTCCGGCAACCGGGTTGCTACCATCATCGACCACCGCAGGTTAAACGCGACTTCCTGACGCGAGCCCCAGCGCATGGAGCCTTTGACCGGCTGACCGCCAATCATGCGGTGTGCTATCTGCACATCGTAATGAACCGTATCGACGGTAAACTGGACTGCTTTCCCGGTATCGGCATCCTGACGCACCAGAGCCGGACGTTTCTGCCGGGGGTCGTAGAACTGCTGTACCCGGCCAGCGAACTGAGCGCGAACATTGGGTGCAATTATGCTTTCCAGTTCGGCATCAATGGTTTGGAGTAGTAAAAAATCATTCATCAAACACGCATTAAATCGTTAATCTGTTCTGAAAAATAATCGGCGCTTTCCTGCTGTTCTTCGTCGGACATAATGAATACGGGGCCGAAATAGTCTTCAAGGTGTTCGGCTCGCTGGCTCATGTCGTCATTCAGAAAGCCGCCCCCGAACTCGTCAATATCGCCTTCAAGTACACCCCAGGACGAAGAATTAAGCAGTTCGCCCGTAAAGGTTAGATTGATCAGATCAGTCCGCAGCCCTTCCTGCTGCCGAACTTTGCCGTATCGCTCCGAATAGCGTCCGGTACGCTTCGGGCTTTGGCTGATCATCGGGTCGCCGTCTGCATTCTGGCCCCGCAACTGAATCCGGTCACGAACCAGATTCACGGCATGCTGCGCCGTATTTTGCGCAATCACAGGCCGGGCCTGCTCAATACGAAGAATAGACTGTTGCGCGGCCAGAATGTCGGCTATTGCGGTTGACTCATCAAACTCAAACATAGGAGCCGCTGATATAAGTCACTTCTGATGGGGTTGCAGTCGGAACCGTAAGGGCTTCCTTTCGTAGCAGATCGTTCGATATACGACGTACGATTGGACGCAAAGCGCGTTTGAATTCATTGCTGAGCTGCGATTCCATGCGCTCGGTAAAGACAGCATTCGACAGGGTAAAAACCGAAAGGTTCGGTGTCCCTAACTTCTCGGTCATCAGCAGCGAGCCACACAGATAGGCGTAGGCGGTCTGCATGTCCTTTGCGTAGCGAGGCAGCAGCTTATCCAGCGAGCGAGTTACTTCTATATCGAGTGCGATATAGATTTCTTCGTCTAGCAGGGTATCGGCCAGATTTGCCGGGTTTATGGTGCGTTTGCCTTCGATCAGCACACCGTCATTGTCACAATCGTTCCAGCACACATTGAGCGCATGAAGTGATAATTGTGACGCATCGACCATCACAACCAATTGCAACGGCTCCATCAGCACCGTTCGGTAGGACTCGTTTAGCTCAATTGTATTAATGCCTGCATCGAAGGCATGAGGGGCCGCGTAAAGCTGAGATTGCGCATCCAGATCATAGACCCGAACGCTGGCCGTTACCTGTTGATTACCGGGCAGAACCGGAACCGATACCGTCAGCGAGCGCAGGTTAATCGTTGCATTCGGCGTGTGTGGTATCGTTACCAGCGTAGCCAGAAATACGCCGTCCTGCATAGGGCTGGTAACGAACGGTCGTTTACGCGAGGGTTCCAGCGTTCGCATGATAACCGGCTGAAAGTCGTAGTTCTCGCTTAGTTGTAGCAGCACTTCATTCTGCAAGCGTTCGCAGGCATTGCGGTGAACGCCTTCCCAGACGGCAGCTTCGGGGTAGCTAACCCCGCCTAGCAGGTCAGACGGCAGAGCCAGATCGCCTACCAGTTCAGTGCTTAACCCGGCCAGATCGTTAACCCAACTGCTGGCCGTATCATCGACGCCCCGAAGTCCAACCAGAGGCCGAAATGCATTTAACGTTTCGTTTGCCATATTATCACGCAAAACATTGTGCTTAATTAGACAAAAAAGTAATAATACTCACGTAAAAGGTAATGTTACTATTACTCAAATAGTTACGAAAAAACCGGCAGTTAGCCGGGAATTTAATTTATAATTAATGCTCTAAGCTACCTGTTTTTTTTCAATACCAAGTGATTTGTAAGTGTCATACTCAAAATTATTTAGATCGTATCGGAAACAGTCCCCGACGTGACCGTAATTGTTCTTATCAGCATCATGCTTGTCAAGCCCTCCGTCCGAGTTGGCTTTCATCCGTTCGATGTCATCAATCAGTATACCGCAATGAATCCGGTCGATAATGATTTTGCTACCGTACCTGATCAAAAGCGCGTTACAGATATGCCGTGAACTCGAATGGCTGGCATTAGCCTTCGGCACCCGTTCATAATCGCAGTAGATCGCCCCGGCTTCGGCCATGTAATTACGAATCAGCGTCCAGGCGGATACATTGCCTTTTGTGTAGGCAGATCGGGCATTGCCGGATGCGTCCCCGGTGAAGTAAATCTGATTACGTCCGTACTTCTGGGCGATGTACTTACAAAGTTCCTGAAGATCGCCCCCGCCGTGTTTGGCTTCCAGATACTGAATAGAACGACCGTCGTAGTGCTGACTGATAAGAAACGAGTTGTTATAGTTGAAGTCGAACGACACATAAACCGGAATCATCGGGTTATAGGTCGTTTCGCCAACAAATACGGACGGCTTCCAGGCGGTGAAGTATGGGTTGTCCGGGCGAATGATACCGAACTCACCAAGACCATAGACCCGGTAGTGGTCGGGGTCATTCTCCCGATACCATTCCATTCGGCGGATGTACTTATCGCCGACGAATGGATTGTCCAGATACGTACTAAAGATAACCCGCGTCTGATCGTCAATACCTTCGCGCGGGTTGTCCTTATGGTGGAACATTTTCCGCAGCCAGTGCCGCTCACTGATCGGGTTGTAGGTCAGGTAGATTTGTACCGGACGTTTACCCCGAATACGGTCATTGACGATGTTAAATTCGTTCTCCTGTATCTCGGTAGCTTCCTCGATCCAGACCAGCGAAATACCGACGATACTT
This window of the Spirosoma aerolatum genome carries:
- a CDS encoding tape measure protein; the encoded protein is MSQYEQNVRFNFKLASELPDAIQQLERIAELTKQQGQIASSTADLVKQAAQQQKNDRKLYAEEELAITKEIARQMTLERKAQLDQQTAQLKASEAQNTAYVKASEQERAAIAKEIAKQTTQEQAAELKRQEIEREASEARKTAIVKAEEDRRTAEIRAALLEQAQAAERLHEQTTLELKAELERQTLSVKAEADQQTAIIRGEQQRQTLLLKGELAEQKAAIQSHGQAFQELRNYIASAFGVYELVQFGKDVVEAKSKVDSFRMGLQQMIGTKAEADAVFARLVEMAKTTPFEVENLMEATFRLKAMGTATQDLIPTLEVLGNMAAVVGSEKLGYIAKAFTDIQNKGVLMKQELNQFADNGVPLYDLLAKSMGKTRDEVVKLAEAHEITFAQVKKALFDASQEGGRYYNLMAIQAQTLGGQVSNLKDKFFLAKAALGDYYEDGLQKVISGLSSMIQFLAGSDSAIARNVAIIKAGASAWITYQLATNAAVLEEKAIAAAMVVKNAAIAGSELVVGTYNLIMITATGTTRGFTTAQLESAVAARSTWAALAANPLGAIIATVGIAITTYQAWKAATTEVTSAMGEQEIALKTEKANLNTLTQVALNAAAGTKERKDAIALLIKQYPQYFSGLDSEKVSNNDLRKILDSVNVSYMTRISLARQAYNLEGLAAKQKELFELEKEFFSTMPKSITVQFDGDITKFVKALDAGGAQANKLKDQLNETAGGGAAFFGEAAREISKKFDAVEKDYAKVSQNMKSTDEVRIKTALDAENKRWEAQLSTLKKGTADYKTAEQKHLDELAKINGTYRENQEGAATNHGAKMKSIVLNSQLTVRDILLQTDNMSYEDKKKYYENLEKLEIEQINKTKVSRKASEAEIVALREQSLKDIQAVHEKYQKIQDGLLAIERKSLSDSIDAEIVKFQERNNVEQDYIDKTTSGIKKLAQEAKKSAADREAAEKQLQTEKEKTIRMTEAAADAEEKANRKIINLFSEMLSKADPLLASIAKGFMTVIEFTDQLSGKTLKAANDSINAAQVHAKTLQSIYEAGMGGTAQEVEKAKQAVEESKKDAAQARVDTATTVFAVMGALYQVFSAIADAYNQHQKEVYQAIASGFTRIREAYKDLYAFITKAAKDAHDEEMKNFTGSIEEKLQAIDAYYKREKSYAEGRDRIDAMLAYYQKAAQIQADAGTDAGKIMKGLTELALDQIKLQQQMIINQAELEIAKAGEVRDARIEAINAQYDAYKKAKEKEIDALNDAADKEKERIDEVLQAKKDALNAQLDAAKAAYDKEVDLVKTTYDTELALLKDRESQERAQMQATYDLRQQLMEQRISDEIEEVAILDRVRNEALERYRADEIARITATRDRILATLTDENEKQQVITEYENQLRELHDTVEEAKLDKSKGVSLATKQLNKEQADETKQLKAEETEALKKLDDEYQAKFKQLAQERDEKLAQMKADELEREEVLKDRIKQLELDAANQKHNLEIETAEKIQDIMEQMAKQEAAAASDRAKANADYANQVMQANRQIFEANKRMKIAELQAEIAILEGQKGLFSNNSAINAAIDALNQAIGTITALSYDTGSAVSSGINSVFGKTTITKETLGGGTGGIRPGSRPTTPVDASGNQVSTAYDEDGNAIELTYDPLGHSFSAYDANKNPITIKFAVGYAPKTGKQYFLGTEYVDDPSRPNGRDTVPAFLTKGERVLTVDQNLQLNGITNDELVRRALLVENLNLPNMAEFWAGFGNMRLGLPDGLLSAGGREFLNIAELIDETRRTRQVFENKKLMNVTIDSNGFLYSEISKHSITTYWDNIIRRS
- a CDS encoding PBSX family phage terminase large subunit is translated as MSRPQKRETPLPPRIDTPERSASGLPKKVKVGQKVYTQRPSPIIDMRNMRHKLLRVYHELNQAAGKTDYVINYGSGGSGKSFAQAQHLVRRLLTKKHKLLVIRKFATSLNDSVIEQFKAVALPFFGLRENVHWTYNASRKLIKFANGSQIIFKGLDDAEKFKSIVGISLVWIEEATEIQENEFNIVNDRIRGKRPVQIYLTYNPISERHWLRKMFHHKDNPREGIDDQTRVIFSTYLDNPFVGDKYIRRMEWYRENDPDHYRVYGLGEFGIIRPDNPYFTAWKPSVFVGETTYNPMIPVYVSFDFNYNNSFLISQHYDGRSIQYLEAKHGGGDLQELCKYIAQKYGRNQIYFTGDASGNARSAYTKGNVSAWTLIRNYMAEAGAIYCDYERVPKANASHSSSRHICNALLIRYGSKIIIDRIHCGILIDDIERMKANSDGGLDKHDADKNNYGHVGDCFRYDLNNFEYDTYKSLGIEKKQVA